The DNA region CGACCAGGCGCGCGGCGTGTACGGCTACCAGCACTGACCGCGACCTCCCTCACGCTCTCGGCGTCACCGCAGAGCAGGGGGAGGACTCCCCACGGATCCGCCACGGAAAGGCCTGAGAAGACGCCATGCGCGCCCAGTTCGTTCTGTCGGAGATCGGTGTCGGTCTCCGCCGCAATCTGACGATGACCTTCGCGGTCGTCGTCTCGGTCGCCCTGTCCCTCGCCCTGTTCGGCGGTTCGCTCCTGATGAGCGACCAGGTGAACACGATGAAGGGCTACTGGTACGACAAGGTCAACGTCTCGATCTTCCTCTGCAACAAGAGCGACGCGGAGTCCGACCCCAACTGCGCCAAGGGAGCGGTCACCACCGAGCAGAAGAAGCAGATCGAGACCGACCTCGACAAGATGTCCGTCGTCGAGACCGTCTCGCACGAGTCCAGCGACCAGGCGTACAAGCACTACAAGGAGCAGTTCGGCGACTCCCCGCTCGCCGCCTCGCTCACCCCGGACCAGATGCAGGAGTCCTTCCGCATCAAGCTGAAGGACCCGGAGAAGTACCAGGTCATCGCGACCGCCTTCGACGGCCGTGACGGCGTGCAGTCCGTGCAGGACCAGAAGGGCATCCTCGACAACCTCTTCGGGCTCCTCAACGGCATGAACTGGGCCGCCCGCGCGGTGATGGCGATGATGCTCGTCGTCGCGCTGATGCTGATCGTCAACACGGTGCGCGTCTCCGCCTTCAGCCGTCGGCGTGAGACCGGGATCATGCGCCTGGTGGGCGCCTCCGGCTTCTACATCCAGGCGCCGTTCATCATGGAGGCCGCGGTCGCCGGACTGATCGGCGGCGGGGTGGCGTGTGCCTTCCTGCTGATCGCCCGGTACTTCATCATCGACCACGGTCTGGCCCTGTCGGAGAAGCTGAATCTGATCAACTTCATCGGCTGGGACGCCGTTCTCACGAAGCTGCCGCTCATCCTCGCGACGAGTCTGCTGATGCCCGCGCTTGCCGCGTTCTTCGCGTTGCGCAAGTACCTGAAGGTGTGACGCATGCCAAGAGGGCCGTACCGGCAAGCGCCGGTACGGCCCTTCTCGTTGTCCTAGACTCACCGGCATGTCAGGCCGTGACCTGTTCTGTCAGCCCCGCCGTTTCGGCCGCGGGGCGGCCCTGACGTTGGTCTTCGCGAGCGTTCTAGCGGCGGGCGCCGCGACCGGCTCGTTCGACACCCCCGCCCGCAGGAGC from Streptomyces sp. NBC_00258 includes:
- the ftsX gene encoding permease-like cell division protein FtsX, which produces MRAQFVLSEIGVGLRRNLTMTFAVVVSVALSLALFGGSLLMSDQVNTMKGYWYDKVNVSIFLCNKSDAESDPNCAKGAVTTEQKKQIETDLDKMSVVETVSHESSDQAYKHYKEQFGDSPLAASLTPDQMQESFRIKLKDPEKYQVIATAFDGRDGVQSVQDQKGILDNLFGLLNGMNWAARAVMAMMLVVALMLIVNTVRVSAFSRRRETGIMRLVGASGFYIQAPFIMEAAVAGLIGGGVACAFLLIARYFIIDHGLALSEKLNLINFIGWDAVLTKLPLILATSLLMPALAAFFALRKYLKV